Proteins encoded within one genomic window of Bradyrhizobium sp. 186:
- the yghU gene encoding glutathione-dependent disulfide-bond oxidoreductase, giving the protein MTDAPTYVPPNVWTWNKENGGQFANINRPIAGPTHEKELPVGRHPFQLYSLATPNGVKVTVMFEELLAAGHSGAEYDAWLIKIDGNQFGSGFVGVNPNSKIPALMDRSGPTPIRVFESGAILMHLAEKFGAFLPTSGQARAECLSWLFWQMGSAPFLGGGFGHFYAYAPSKIEYAINRYAMEVKRQLDVLDRRLADHEYLGGSDYTIADMATWPWYGALAKGLVYGAGEFLSVQDYKNVQRWTDQIAKRPAVKRGRMVNRISGDPASQLHERHDASDFETRTQDKIGEAAVS; this is encoded by the coding sequence ATGACCGATGCCCCCACCTACGTGCCGCCCAATGTTTGGACCTGGAACAAGGAGAACGGCGGGCAGTTCGCCAACATCAACCGCCCGATCGCGGGCCCTACGCACGAGAAGGAGCTCCCGGTCGGCCGCCACCCGTTTCAGCTTTATTCGCTGGCGACGCCGAATGGCGTCAAGGTCACCGTGATGTTCGAGGAATTGCTGGCCGCCGGCCACAGCGGCGCGGAATACGACGCCTGGCTGATCAAGATCGACGGCAACCAGTTCGGCAGCGGCTTTGTCGGGGTCAATCCGAACTCGAAGATTCCGGCGCTGATGGATCGCAGCGGGCCGACGCCGATCCGGGTGTTCGAGTCCGGCGCGATCTTGATGCACCTTGCGGAAAAGTTCGGCGCTTTCCTGCCGACCAGCGGCCAGGCGCGGGCCGAATGTCTGTCCTGGTTGTTCTGGCAGATGGGCAGCGCGCCGTTTCTCGGCGGCGGCTTCGGCCACTTCTATGCCTATGCGCCGAGCAAGATCGAATACGCCATCAATCGCTATGCCATGGAAGTGAAGCGGCAGCTCGACGTGCTCGACCGTCGTCTTGCCGACCACGAGTATCTCGGAGGCTCCGATTATACGATCGCCGACATGGCGACCTGGCCCTGGTACGGCGCGCTCGCCAAGGGGCTGGTCTATGGCGCCGGCGAATTTTTGTCGGTGCAAGACTACAAGAACGTGCAGCGCTGGACCGACCAGATCGCCAAGCGTCCCGCCGTCAAACGCGGCCGCATGGTCAACCGCATCTCCGGCGATCCCGCAAGCCAATTGCACGAGCGCCACGACGCCAGCGATTTCGAGACCAGGACGCAGGACAAGATCGGCGAGGCAGCCGTGTCGTAG
- a CDS encoding nitronate monooxygenase: protein MKSPICDMLGIEFPLLAFSHCRDVVAAVSRAGGFGVLGATVHTPETLERELKWIDDHVDGKPYGVDVLIPENISTAGEKDVTWKSLEARVPQQHRDYTRDLLKKYDIELTTTSVADNQPQPFDAKNALELLEVSFHHPIRLIANALGVPPKAMIEMGKKHGVPVAALVGAKEHALRQVAAGVDILVVQGTEAGGHCGEVSTMVLVPEVIKAIKPIRDVPVLAAGGIMTGRQMAACMAMGAAGAWTGSVWLATVEAETTEIFREKMIAASSRDAIRSKGRTGKPARQLRSVWTDAWDRAPESPGALPMPLQSIISRDAFNSIDRAAAAGNARARDLVSYFVGQGVGLIDSVKSAGAVVQEFKEEFAEAVEHMNALVAE, encoded by the coding sequence ATGAAATCGCCGATCTGCGACATGCTGGGCATCGAGTTCCCGCTGCTTGCCTTCAGCCATTGCCGCGACGTCGTTGCCGCCGTCAGTCGCGCCGGCGGCTTTGGCGTGCTCGGCGCGACCGTGCACACGCCGGAGACTCTCGAGCGCGAGCTGAAATGGATCGACGACCACGTCGACGGCAAGCCTTACGGCGTCGACGTGCTGATCCCCGAAAACATCTCGACCGCGGGCGAGAAGGACGTCACCTGGAAGAGCCTGGAGGCGCGCGTGCCGCAACAGCACCGCGACTACACCCGCGATCTCCTGAAGAAGTACGACATCGAGCTAACGACCACGAGCGTCGCCGACAACCAGCCGCAGCCGTTCGACGCGAAGAACGCGCTGGAGCTGCTCGAGGTCTCCTTCCACCACCCGATCCGGCTGATCGCGAATGCGTTGGGCGTGCCGCCGAAGGCGATGATCGAGATGGGCAAGAAGCACGGCGTGCCGGTCGCAGCCCTCGTCGGCGCCAAGGAGCACGCGCTGCGCCAGGTCGCGGCCGGCGTCGACATCCTCGTGGTGCAGGGCACCGAGGCCGGCGGCCATTGCGGCGAGGTCTCGACCATGGTGCTGGTGCCGGAGGTGATCAAGGCGATCAAGCCGATCCGCGACGTGCCGGTGCTGGCGGCCGGCGGCATCATGACCGGGCGGCAGATGGCCGCCTGCATGGCGATGGGCGCGGCCGGCGCCTGGACCGGCTCGGTGTGGCTCGCGACCGTCGAGGCCGAGACCACGGAAATCTTCCGCGAAAAGATGATCGCCGCTTCGTCGCGCGACGCGATCCGCTCGAAGGGCCGCACGGGAAAGCCCGCGCGGCAGCTCCGCTCGGTCTGGACCGATGCCTGGGACCGCGCACCGGAGAGCCCGGGCGCGCTGCCGATGCCGCTGCAAAGCATCATCAGCCGCGACGCCTTCAACTCGATCGACCGTGCGGCGGCCGCGGGCAATGCGCGGGCGCGCGATCTCGTCAGCTATTTCGTTGGCCAGGGCGTCGGACTGATCGACAGCGTGAAGTCGGCGGGCGCCGTGGTGCAGGAGTTCAAGGAAGAGTTTGCCGAAGCCGTCGAGCACATGAATGCGCTGGTGGCGGAGTGA
- a CDS encoding IS110 family transposase, which produces MLLDHPSDGPTAIRTQFGAIFVSLELSRSTWVITSLSPGTGEKMSRHSVTAGDTAELMKLFAELRRKAEARTRESYPIITIQEAGLDGFWLHRVLQQNGIESHVVDPASIATSRRRRRAKTDRLDGEALLRALLAYKRGEPRVCAMVVAPSPEEEDRRRLCRERATLIAERITHVNRIKGLLFAQGISDYVPLRRNRRARLEALRTGDGRELPSHLKAQIGRELDRVELLLEQIKAVEAARDALLAAARKPADKNAADKVAPDPVAMLLALKGLGANFAAVLWSEAFYRQFSNRRQVAAYAGLAATPWQSGGIRHEQGVSKAGNPRLRTTMIQLAWLWIRHQPQSALTRWFKERSPQGRKRAIVALARKLLVTLWKYVTAGETIEGAVMKPAA; this is translated from the coding sequence ATGTTGCTCGATCATCCTTCCGACGGACCGACCGCTATCCGGACGCAGTTTGGCGCAATTTTTGTGTCTTTGGAACTGAGCCGTTCGACGTGGGTGATTACGTCACTTTCGCCTGGTACGGGCGAGAAGATGTCCAGGCACAGCGTCACGGCCGGCGATACGGCTGAGCTGATGAAGCTGTTTGCGGAACTCAGGCGCAAGGCGGAGGCCAGGACCCGCGAGAGCTATCCGATCATCACGATCCAGGAAGCTGGGCTGGACGGGTTCTGGCTGCACCGTGTTCTGCAACAGAACGGCATTGAGAGCCACGTGGTCGATCCCGCCTCGATTGCGACGTCGCGACGGCGGCGGCGGGCCAAGACTGACAGGCTCGATGGCGAGGCGCTGTTGCGGGCGCTTCTGGCCTACAAGCGCGGCGAGCCGCGGGTCTGTGCGATGGTGGTTGCGCCCTCGCCTGAAGAGGAGGACCGGCGCAGGCTGTGTCGCGAACGAGCGACGCTGATCGCCGAGCGCATCACGCATGTGAACCGGATCAAGGGTCTTCTGTTCGCGCAGGGGATATCCGACTACGTGCCGCTGCGGCGCAATCGGCGGGCGCGGCTTGAGGCCTTGCGCACGGGCGACGGGCGGGAGCTGCCTTCGCATTTGAAGGCGCAGATCGGCCGCGAGCTCGATCGGGTCGAACTGCTTCTGGAACAGATCAAGGCGGTCGAGGCCGCGCGAGATGCTCTGCTGGCCGCAGCCCGGAAGCCTGCAGACAAGAACGCTGCAGACAAGGTCGCGCCGGATCCGGTGGCGATGCTGCTGGCCTTGAAAGGGCTCGGCGCCAACTTTGCGGCCGTGCTCTGGTCGGAGGCGTTCTACCGGCAGTTCTCCAACCGCCGCCAGGTCGCCGCCTATGCGGGGCTTGCGGCGACGCCGTGGCAAAGCGGAGGCATCCGGCACGAGCAGGGCGTGTCGAAGGCCGGCAATCCCAGGCTGCGGACCACAATGATCCAGCTCGCCTGGCTGTGGATACGTCACCAGCCGCAGTCGGCCCTGACGCGCTGGTTCAAGGAGCGAAGCCCGCAAGGCCGCAAGCGCGCGATCGTGGCGCTGGCGCGCAAGCTTCTCGTGACCTTGTGGAAGTATGTCACCGCGGGCGAGACCATCGAGGGGGCCGTGATGAAGCCCGCCGCCTGA
- a CDS encoding acetyl-CoA acetyltransferase, whose product MIEKTSLSPDRIPVIVGIGEIIDRPKEITDGLEPLDLLEQALRRAEADAGAKLLGEVQSLDVVNFLSWRYREPEKLLAQRLGIAPSHCNYGPVGGESPIRYIHEAAQRIARGECSAAAVCGAEAQSTATKAERAGAKMPWTPFAHDVEEPKRGAAFQKPLAVKLGVFRPVTVYPFYEAASSAHWGQTTREALAESGTLWSRYSEAAAQNPNAWLKRRFAPDEITTPTADNRLIAWPYTKLMVANPMVNMGGALLLTSLAKARTAGIAEDKLVYPLGGASAEEPRDYLLRDQFYESHPQNAVLNAVMDLAGGDGKRFDAIELYSCFPCVPKMARRTLGLGADVQPTVTGGLTFFGAPLNTYMTHAACAMVRRVRDGAKLGLLYGQGGFVTKHHALVVSKTPPREALAQETSVQPEADRNKRAVPEFVAEASGKGKVESFTVLYGRGGEAEHGVVMLRTADDRRTLARISAGDTATLAHLLDMNRTPVGSLGEIAMAADGVPEWRVS is encoded by the coding sequence ATGATAGAAAAAACAAGTCTCTCCCCAGACCGCATCCCCGTCATCGTCGGCATCGGCGAGATCATCGACCGGCCCAAGGAAATCACCGACGGCCTCGAACCGCTCGATCTGCTGGAACAGGCGCTGCGGCGTGCCGAGGCTGACGCCGGCGCAAAGCTGCTCGGCGAGGTGCAGTCGCTCGACGTCGTCAATTTCCTGAGCTGGCGCTATCGCGAACCGGAAAAGCTGCTGGCGCAACGCCTCGGCATCGCGCCTTCGCATTGCAATTACGGCCCGGTCGGGGGCGAGAGCCCGATCCGTTACATCCACGAGGCCGCGCAGCGCATCGCGCGCGGTGAATGCAGTGCTGCCGCAGTTTGCGGCGCGGAGGCGCAGTCGACCGCGACCAAGGCGGAGCGCGCCGGCGCAAAGATGCCATGGACGCCGTTTGCCCACGACGTCGAGGAGCCGAAGCGCGGCGCGGCATTCCAGAAGCCGCTCGCCGTCAAGCTCGGCGTATTCCGCCCGGTCACCGTGTATCCCTTCTATGAAGCCGCGTCATCGGCGCATTGGGGCCAGACGACGCGCGAAGCGTTGGCGGAGTCCGGCACGTTGTGGTCGCGCTATTCGGAAGCCGCCGCGCAAAATCCCAACGCCTGGCTGAAGCGGCGCTTTGCGCCAGACGAGATCACGACACCGACCGCAGACAACCGCTTGATCGCCTGGCCTTACACAAAGCTGATGGTGGCCAATCCCATGGTCAACATGGGCGGTGCGCTGCTGCTCACCAGTCTCGCCAAGGCACGTACGGCCGGCATCGCGGAGGACAAGCTGGTATATCCGCTCGGTGGCGCATCCGCGGAAGAGCCGCGCGACTACCTGCTGCGCGACCAGTTCTACGAGAGCCATCCGCAGAACGCCGTTCTGAACGCAGTGATGGATCTCGCCGGCGGCGACGGCAAGAGGTTCGACGCGATCGAGCTCTATAGCTGCTTCCCTTGTGTGCCCAAGATGGCGCGGCGGACGCTGGGCCTTGGTGCCGACGTGCAGCCGACCGTCACCGGCGGGCTCACCTTCTTCGGCGCGCCACTCAACACCTACATGACGCATGCGGCCTGCGCGATGGTGCGGCGTGTGCGCGACGGCGCGAAGCTCGGCCTGCTCTATGGCCAGGGCGGCTTCGTCACCAAGCACCACGCACTGGTGGTGTCGAAGACGCCACCGCGCGAAGCGCTGGCGCAGGAGACGAGCGTGCAGCCGGAGGCCGACCGCAACAAGCGCGCGGTGCCGGAGTTCGTCGCCGAGGCCTCAGGCAAGGGCAAGGTCGAGAGTTTTACAGTGCTCTATGGCCGTGGTGGCGAGGCCGAGCACGGCGTGGTGATGCTGCGCACAGCAGATGACCGGCGCACGCTGGCGCGGATTTCGGCGGGCGATACGGCGACGCTGGCGCATCTGCTCGACATGAACCGGACGCCGGTCGGCTCGCTCGGCGAGATCGCGATGGCCGCCGATGGCGTGCCCGAGTGGCGGGTGTCGTGA
- a CDS encoding efflux RND transporter periplasmic adaptor subunit, translating to MSPTEPRSPVSRRKLGIFGVVTLIAAGLVVGTGIRAREEQGSKLKEWTDDQAVPSVAVTLPNAKSLNTSLDLPGRLEAYYRAPIFARVSGYLKSWRADIGARVKAGQVIAEIEAPDLDQQLLQARADLASQQASARLSEATLNRRKTLVASNFVSAQEIDERTADLSNKNAAVHSGQANVERLEALAGYKKITVPFDGVVTARDTDVGALINAGGGSGPAMFVVSDITKLRVYVNVPQNYVPAIKIGAKASIVMPEYPNRTFQATVEASSQAVDVASGTTRMQLGLDNSSGELMPGGYASVKLSLQRDSAPLSIPASALIFNGSGLRVATVGADGKVLFKPVTIARDLGREIELASGIAADDRIITAPPDGLSDGDQVRVAGGAKGKPATASEKQAPKS from the coding sequence ATGTCGCCCACTGAACCACGCTCACCGGTGTCGCGCCGGAAACTGGGCATTTTCGGCGTGGTGACGCTGATTGCGGCAGGCCTCGTGGTCGGCACCGGCATCCGGGCCCGCGAGGAGCAGGGCTCCAAGCTGAAGGAATGGACCGACGACCAGGCCGTTCCCAGTGTTGCCGTGACGCTGCCGAACGCAAAATCCCTCAACACGTCCCTCGACCTGCCGGGCCGGCTCGAAGCCTATTATCGTGCGCCCATCTTCGCGCGCGTCTCGGGCTACCTGAAGAGTTGGAGGGCCGACATCGGCGCCCGGGTCAAGGCCGGTCAGGTGATCGCCGAGATCGAGGCCCCCGACCTCGACCAGCAACTTTTGCAGGCCCGCGCCGACCTCGCCAGCCAGCAGGCCAGCGCAAGGCTGTCGGAAGCGACCTTGAACCGGCGCAAGACGCTGGTCGCCTCCAACTTCGTCTCCGCGCAGGAGATCGACGAGCGCACCGCCGATCTCTCCAACAAGAACGCCGCCGTCCATTCGGGCCAGGCCAATGTCGAGCGGTTGGAAGCGCTGGCTGGCTACAAGAAGATCACCGTTCCCTTTGATGGCGTGGTCACGGCGCGCGATACCGATGTCGGCGCACTGATCAACGCAGGCGGCGGCTCGGGCCCGGCGATGTTCGTGGTTTCCGACATCACCAAGCTGCGCGTCTACGTCAACGTGCCCCAGAACTACGTGCCGGCGATCAAGATCGGCGCCAAAGCCTCTATCGTGATGCCGGAATATCCGAACCGGACCTTCCAGGCGACAGTGGAAGCCTCCTCGCAGGCCGTCGACGTCGCCTCGGGCACCACGCGCATGCAGCTTGGGCTGGACAATTCCAGCGGCGAACTGATGCCCGGCGGCTATGCCAGCGTGAAGCTGAGCCTCCAGCGCGATTCTGCGCCGCTCAGTATCCCCGCCAGCGCCCTGATCTTCAACGGCAGCGGCCTGCGCGTCGCCACCGTCGGCGCGGACGGCAAGGTCCTGTTCAAGCCCGTGACGATCGCCCGCGACCTCGGCCGCGAGATCGAACTCGCCTCGGGCATCGCCGCCGACGACCGCATCATCACCGCTCCGCCGGACGGCCTCTCCGACGGCGACCAGGTGCGCGTGGCCGGCGGCGCCAAGGGCAAGCCAGCGACGGCGTCGGAGAAGCAAGCGCCGAAGAGCTGA